The following are encoded together in the Labeo rohita strain BAU-BD-2019 chromosome 17, IGBB_LRoh.1.0, whole genome shotgun sequence genome:
- the gjb10 gene encoding gap junction protein beta 10: MNWAFLQGLLSGVNKYSTAFGRVWLSIVFLFRVMVFVVAAEKVWGDEQKDFACNTAQPGCHNVCYDHYFPVSHIRLWALQLIFVTCPSFLVVLHVAYREERERKHRLKYGEGCQRLYANTGKKRGGLWWTYILSLVFKMGVDATFVYLLYHIYEGYDFPTLVKCSEAPCPNVVDCFISRPTEKRIFSIFMVVTSLVCILLSLCEILYLVGKRCFECIHRMHGSRQINKARSIANMRNSNTHLDSNSKKLASKNQPAPAYSLVVSSKNELRNY; this comes from the coding sequence ATGAATTGGGCTTTTCTTCAGGGTCTCCTGAGCGGGGTCAACAAGTACTCCACGGCATTTGGCCGAGTCTGGCTGTCCATAGTCTTCCTTTTCAGGGTCATGGTCTTCGTCGTAGCTGCGGAGAAGGTATGGGGCGACGAGCAGAAAGACTTTGCGTGTAACACAGCTCAGCCTGGCTGCCATAACGTTTGCTACGACCACTATTTCCCAGTGTCCCACATACGTCTGTGGGCGCTGCAGCTCATCTTCGTCACCTGTCCGTCATTCCTCGTGGTGCTACATGTGGCCTACCGTGAGGAACGTGAACGGAAGCACCGCCTGAAATACGGCGAGGGCTGTCAGCGCTTGTACGCCAACACCGGAAAGAAACGCGGCGGTCTTTGGTGGACATATATCCTCTCCTTGGTTTTTAAAATGGGAGTTGATGCGACGTTTGTGTATCTTCTGTATCACATCTATGAGGGGTATGACTTCCCCACCCTGGTGAAGTGTTCTGAGGCTCCTTGCCCCAATGTGGTTGATTGCTTCATCTCTCGGCCTACAGAAAAGCGGATCTTCAGCATCTTCATGGTGGTGACTAGTCTAGTGTGCATCCTGCTCTCCCTTTGTGAAATCCTCTACCTGGTGGGCAAACGCTGCTTTGAATGCATCCACAGGATGCACGGCTCAAGGcagataaacaaagcaaggtccatTGCTAACATGAGGAACTCAAATACTCATTTAGATTCAAACAGCAAGAAACTGGCAAGCAAAAACCAGCCAGCGCCAGCTTACAGTTTGGTCGTCTCATCAAAAAATGAGCTTCGAAACTACTAA
- the gjb3 gene encoding gap junction protein beta 3, which translates to MDWKTFQALLSGVNKYSTAFGRIWLSVVFVFRVMVYVVAAERVWGDEQKDFDCNTKQPGCANVCYDYFFPISHIRLWALQLIFVTCPSLMVVMHVKYRDERERKYRQKHGEKARLYDNTGKKHGGLWWTYLISLFAKTGIEISFLYILHHIYDSFYLPRLVKCEENLVPPCPNTVDCYIGRPTEKRVFTYFMVGASALCIVLSVCEIIYLISKRVIRCANKFKRSQRSNTPLNGRYRDEDSNCTLPMDTKPEYKLESKPDFRSEYKPGSKPQFKSELKPTFKPAYRLSVDMRASAPNLSVPMYKIQSDIL; encoded by the coding sequence ATGGACTGGAAGACTTTTCAAGCCCTGCTCAGTGGGGTGAATAAATACTCCACTGCATTTGGCCGGATCTGGCTCTCAGTGGTTTTTGTGTTTAGAGTGATGGTTTATGTTGTAGCAGCTGAGAGAGTTTGGGGGGATGAGCAGAAAGACTTTGACTGCAACACCAAGCAGCCGGGATGCGCGAATGTCTGCTATGACTACTTCTTCCCCATTTCCCACATCCGGCTGTGGGCTTTGCAGCTCATCTTCGTCACCTGTCCATCGCTGATGGTGGTCATGCACGTGAAGTACCGCGACGAGCGCGAACGCAAGTACCGCCAGAAGCATGGCGAAAAAGCCAGGCTCTACGACAACACGGGGAAAAAGCACGGTGGACTGTGGTGGACGTACCTGATCAGCCTTTTTGCCAAGACTGGCATCGAGATCTCCTTCCTCTACATCCTCCATCACATTTACGACAGCTTCTACCTGCCAAGACTGGTGAAGTGTGAGGAAAACCTAGTCCCCCCATGTCCCAACACTGTGGACTGTTACATTGGTCGACCCACAGAGAAAAGAGTCTTCACATATTTCATGGTTGGAGCTTCGGCTCTTTGCATAGTGCTCAGCGTCTGTGAAATCATCTACCTGATCTCCAAACGCGTCATTCGATGTGCCAACAAGTTTAAGAGGTCTCAGAGAAGCAACACACCACTTAATGGACGATACAGAGATGAGGACAGCAACTGCACCCTTCCTATGGACACCAAACCCGAGTATAAGTTGGAGTCTAAACCAGACTTTAGGTCTGAGTATAAACCAGGGTCTAAACCGCAGTTTAAATCTGAACTCAAGCCAACGTTTAAGCCAGCCTACAGATTGAGTGTGGACATGAGAGCTTCTGCTCCAAATCTCTCAGTACCCATGTACAAGATACAGTCTGATATACtttga
- the hmgcl gene encoding hydroxymethylglutaryl-CoA lyase, mitochondrial yields MAAFMMRVVPGPFASGRVHRPALRSAAAAILRSVSVSATQSFSFPERVKIVEVGPRDGLQNEKTIVPTEVKIRLIDMLSEAGLPVIEATSFVSPKWVPQMADQEEVMRGLQKKPGVNYPVLTPNLKGFQAAMKAGAKEVAIFGAASELFSKKNINCSVDESLVRFEEVMRAAKQEGVPVRGYVSCVLGCPYEGKVSPNKVAEVAKRLYSMGCYEISLGDTIGVGTPGGMTEMLNAVKKEVPVEVLAVHCHDTYGQALANILVALQNGVSVVDSSVAGLGGCPYAQGASGNVATEDVVYMLHGLGIHTGVDLSKLLDAGSYICHSLNRRTNSKVAQASCKL; encoded by the exons ATGGCGGCGTTCATGATGAGAGTTGTTCCAGGTCCTTTCGCTTCTGGTCGGGTTCATCGACCCGCTCTGCGCTCCGCTGCTGCAGCAATACTCAGATCC GTCAGTGTGTCTGCCACACAGTCATTCTCATTCCCAGAGAGGGTCAAGATTGTAGAGGTTGGACCTCGAGATGGACTTCAGAATGAGAAG ACCATCGTTCCCACTGAGGTGAAGATCCGTCTGATTGATATGCTTTCAGAAGCCGGACTTCCGGTCATTGAGGCCACAAGTTTTGTTTCGCCTAAATGGGTCCCTCAG ATGGCTGATCAAGAGGAAGTGATGCGTGGCCTCCAGAAGAAACCTGGTGTGAATTATCCCGTCCTGACTCCTAATCTGAAGGGATTCCAGGCTGCT atgAAGGCAGGTGCAAAAGAGGTGGCAATATTTGGTGCTGCATCAGAACTCTTCAGTAAGAAGAACATAAACTGTTCAGTAGATGAGAGTCTTGTGCGCTTTGAGGAGGTGATGAGAGCAGCCAAACAAGAGGGAGTTCCTGTGAGAGG TTATGTGTCTTGTGTGCTGGGTTGTCCATACGAAGGGAAGGTATCACCAAACAAAGTGGCGGAGGTTGCCAAGAGACTGTATTCCATGGGCTGCTATGAGATTTCACTTGGCGACACTATCGGAGTGGGCACTCCGGGTGGCATGACGGAGATGTTGAATGCTGTGAAGAAAGAGGTTCCCGTGGAGGTTTTAGCAGTGCACTGTCATGACACTTACGGACAAGCACTGGCTAACATACTTGTAGCATTACAG AATGGAGTTAGTGTCGTGGACTCATCTGTCGCAGGGCTGGGCGGCTGCCCGTATGCCCAAGGGGCTTCTGGGAATGTTGCAACTGAAGATGTGGTCTATATGCTGCACGGACTGGGAATTCACACT GGAGTGGACCTTTCCAAACTCTTGGATGCTGGCTCATATATCTGTCATTCCCTCAACAGAAGGACAAATTCAAAAGTAGCTCAAGCCTCGTGCAAGCTCTGA